A segment of the Bacillus sp. es.034 genome:
CGCCATTAAAGCCGTTAACAACGGCCCCGTCCCAAGGATCAGTCCACCGTTTGTAGACGACGTTCCCGTTAACCCGACGGATAAGAAATAATGGTGACTGACTACATTTAACAGACCACCGGTAATGATGAACAGAGATTCCTTCCCTGTCGGCTTCCTGATTTCCCCCATGAGACCGAGGAGAATAAATACTGTAACACCTGCAGTGAAGATGCGAAGCGAGGTGATTGTAACAGGTGTAAATTCGCTTACTAGCGTTTTTAACGCCGGTACATTAAAGCCCCATATGAGCATGATGAACACAAGGATGATATACGTTTGCCATTTTTTCAATATGCGGAGCCTTCTTTCTAAAACGGATATTTCATCCAATCATAGCACCCGAAAGCAATTCCGACTAGAGATAGAAATCCTTTTTTGGAAAGAAAAGGGACAATCCAGCCCTGAAATAGATAACCCCTTTATTCTCCACGCTCCAAGATTATGCTATAGTATAGGTCGAAAGGGGTTTTTAAACATGACAAATCAAGAACTGCCACCAAAAACATGTACCATCGAGCGTTTAGTCACGAAAGCGGAAGACGTTGAAAAGGTGCTTCAAGGAACGAAAACGGCGACCCGCCGTAATGGAAGATACGCGGATGTCGGGGAAATCATGGAGCTTCAAGGAAAGAAATACATAGTCAACAGCGTCTATTCACAGTCACTCGGCGAACTGACAGACGATCATGCCAAGCAAGAAGGATTTCAATCAGTGGAGGAATATAAAAACGCCATCCTCTCTTATCATCCAGGAATGCCGTGGCATCCAGGCATGAAAGTATGGGTCCACGAATTTAGTTTAGTGACAGAATAGAGCACTTCACATGGAGCAGCTGCTATATAGAACATTGATCTATCTTCATGTCATAAGTGTGGTCGCTTCCATCGGGCCATTTTTCTTACTTCTCCTGACGATGAAAAAGTTACGGACCGTGTCTCCGTCCATCCTGCCTTCGTACCTGGACACATTCCGGTACACCGTGCAGCTTTCCAAGCATTCAGGGCACGTCCTTGTCGGGTCGGGGATTCTCCTCGTTCTTCTTGGACCATGGACATGGACCACACCGTGGATCATCATGACCCTCGTCATCATGTTCTGCTCCCTCTTCTTTTTGGCACGGGCATTTTCACCGACCCTTCGGAAATTCGGAGAGGAAGATGCGGATAGGGAAAAGCTTGTTGGAAAGTTACATCGGACCGTTTGGACTTATCTCATTCTCCTGTTGGCTATGCTTTGGTTTATGGTGGTAAAACCGGGGATGTGGATGTAAAGTACGTGTACCAGGTACAATTGTGAACGATTGTGCCTGGTACACGCTTTTTTTATACCGTTCAGGTTCTGGGGCTTATTCATTCCCCTTATTACTCTTCGAATCCAATACCTTCATAAAGTAGGCAGTCGGGAGTAACAGTCCGATCGCCGCTTCAAGCAGCGCAAAGAATCTGAGATGCCCCGTCGGGATATAGTCCCCGTAACCGACTGACAAAATCGTGACCCCGCTATAATAAAGGTAATTGAGGAATGAGTGTTCCACCGGCTTCCCACTCGGTGAACTTACCTTGAGCATCGGATTGTCAAACGACAGGGCATAATAGAGTACAGCAAATCCAATCATGATGCTGAGAAGTATAAAGAACAGCTTCAGAAATAACGCTGTGCTGAAATAACTGTACTTAAAATGCTTATCCTTAAAAAAATAAATTAAGTTGGCCAAAATAAATAAAATGGCTCCTACTGTGACGATGGTTGCCAAAACGTGTGAATCCTCCTCTAATAGTAAATGTGGTATGTTTCATTTACCACGTTCGGTTTGTTTAAAACTCATGGCTACAAATTCTTATCCCTCATCACTAACATCCACTTATGATATAACAACTCCTCTATTTTAAGAAAGGTGAGAATGACAATGAACCTGCCATACACTATGTATCCACCACCTTATCCCCAATCTAATGAAAACAAAAATCCCCGATTCCATTCAGGAGTCGGGGATTTCTTTCAGGTTTTTCAATTGGACCAACAGCTTAAACGATTGGTATCTTCTTTTCTCTATTAACCATGAAATTCCTCTCGTGGTAAAGAGATTACTATTCAATTAGAATGTTGGAAGTTTTTCTATTGAAAAAATGTGGTATAATAGATTAGTTAGCAAATTATTCATAGATTCGTATACACAAGGAGGAAGCAATATGGATTTGTTATTTCCACTTGGACTAGCCATATCTACCGGTGCAATCATTGCCCTTTTAAAAATCATAGCCATCGATATCATTTTATCTGGAGATAATGCCATCGTCATTGCCATGGCAACGAGGAGATTACCGAAAGATCTTCAGAACAAGGCCATTTTCTGGGGAACGGCGGGCGCCGTCATTCTTCGTATTTTCTTTGCTGCCATCATCGTCTATTTACTTCA
Coding sequences within it:
- a CDS encoding ASCH domain-containing protein, encoding MTNQELPPKTCTIERLVTKAEDVEKVLQGTKTATRRNGRYADVGEIMELQGKKYIVNSVYSQSLGELTDDHAKQEGFQSVEEYKNAILSYHPGMPWHPGMKVWVHEFSLVTE
- a CDS encoding potassium channel family protein, whose translation is MATIVTVGAILFILANLIYFFKDKHFKYSYFSTALFLKLFFILLSIMIGFAVLYYALSFDNPMLKVSSPSGKPVEHSFLNYLYYSGVTILSVGYGDYIPTGHLRFFALLEAAIGLLLPTAYFMKVLDSKSNKGNE